In a genomic window of Telopea speciosissima isolate NSW1024214 ecotype Mountain lineage chromosome 5, Tspe_v1, whole genome shotgun sequence:
- the LOC122661394 gene encoding L-type lectin-domain containing receptor kinase IV.2-like isoform X1 produces the protein MFLKMMILFFFLLLGGYVASQQEDLGFTYNGFQGSNMSLDGLAQITNNGLLKLANTSIQQMGHAFYPHPIHFTNSSNGTALSFSTTFVFAMFSELTTVGGPGIMFVIAPSREFPGALPSHYIGLFNMTSNGKSSNHVIGVELDCFQNLEFDDINDNHVGIDINGLKSAKSAPASYFSDQQNKYVNLSLISGDPMQLWVEYDGTEKQLNVTLAPITVSKPKIPLLSLKIDLSQFMVDPMFVGFSSSTSAVEVSHYVSGWSFKMNGQANVLSLSQLPKFPARARSRTNATIFNVGLPVIGASLVFISLFIIQFVVRRKKKFAEVLEDWELDYRPHRFKYKDLYIATKGFKDKELLGIGGFGRVYRGVLPTSNKVVAVKKVSHDSRQGEKEFIAEIVSIGKLRHRNIVSLLGYCRRKGELLLVYDFMPNGSLDKFLFDQSSNISTTLSWSQRFRIIKSVASALLYLHEEWEQVVIHRDVKSSNVLLDEELNGRLGDFGLARLYDHGSDPKSTHVVGTFGYLAPELYRSGKANSSVDTFAFGVFSLEVACGRRPIEPQASEECLVLADWVISSWSRGSILETVDPKLGMNYKTEEMELVLKLGLICSHPIPTARPSMRQVLRYLEGEVPLPELSSLYQSHDLSFATSEGSSDVSVWCPYPENSLTRSSSIAESILSEGR, from the coding sequence ATGTTCCTCAAGATGATGAtcctgttcttcttccttctccttgggGGATATGTTGCATCACAACAAGAAGACCTTGGTTTCACCTACAATGGCTTTCAAGGATCTAATATGAGCTTGGACGGCTTAGCCCAGATTACAAACAATGGCCTCCTTAAATTAGCAAACACCTCTATCCAACAGATGGGTCATGCCTTCTACCCTCATCCGATTCACTTCACCAATTCCTCCAACGGTACTGCTCTCTCCTTCTCCACAACTTTTGTATTTGCTATGTTCTCTGAGTTAACAACAGTAGGTGGCCCTGGTATCATGTTCGTGATCGCTCCCTCGCGAGAGTTTCCAGGAGCTTTGCCAAGCCATTATATCGGCCTTTTCAACATGACCAGCAACGGAAAATCATCAAACCATGTGATCGGAGTTGAGCTTGATTGCTTTCAAAACTTGGAGTTCGACGATATCAATGACAACCATGTCGGTATTGATATCAACGGCTTGAAATCTGCTAAATCTGCTCCAGCATCTTATTTTAGCGATCAACAGAACAAGTATGTGAACCTGAGCCTCATCAGTGGAGACCCAATGCAACTATGGGTGGAATATGATGGTACAGAGAAGCAACTGAATGTGACTTTAGCTCCGATTACGGTTTCTAAACCAAAGATCCCACTCTTGTCCTTGAAAATTGATCTTTCTCAGTTCATGGTAGATCCCATGTTCGTGGGCTTCTCATCATCTACTTCTGCCGTGGAAGTATCTCATTATGTGTCGGGATGGAGCTTTAAGATGAATGGGCAAGCAAATGTTCTGTCTCTCTCCCAACTTCCTAAGTTTCCTGCAAGAGCACGATCCAGAACGAACGCAACAATTTTTAATGTTGGATTACCTGTGATCGGTGCGTCTTTGGTGTTTATCTCACTCTTTATTATCCAATTTGTAgtgagaaggaagaaaaaatttgCAGAGGTTCTTGAGGACTGGGAACTCGATTACAGACCCCACAGGTTCAAATATAAAGATCTGTACATAGCCACCAAGGGGTTCAAGGACAAGGAACTTCTAGGAATTGGTGGCTTTGGTAGAGTCTATAGAGGTGTATTGCCCACATCCAATAAAGTAGTTGCAGTGAAGAAAGTCTCCCATGATTCTAGACAAGGGGAGAAAGAATTCATTGCCGAGATCGTCAGCATAGGTAAATTGCGGCATCGAAACATTGTATCACTCTTGGGCTATTGCCGGCGTAAGGGAGAGCTCCTTCTAGTGTATGATTTCATGCCCAATGGGTCTCTTGACAAGTTCCTCTTCGACCAATCGTCGAACATATCGACGACACTAAGTTGGAGTCAAAGATTTCGAATCATCAAAAGTGTGGCATCTGCATTACTGTATCTACACGAAGAGTGGGAACAAGTTGTAATTCACAGAGACGTCAAGTCCAGTAATGTTTTGCTAGATGAGGAGCTGAATGGAAGATTAGGAGATTTTGGACTCGCAAGATTATATGATCATGGATCTGATCCTAAAAGCACTCATGTGGTGGGGACTTTTGGTTATCTTGCACCAGAACTTTACAGAAGTGGGAAGGCAAACTCTAGTGTTGATACTTTcgcatttggggttttttctcTCGAAGTTGCTTGTGGTAGGAGGCCTATAGAACCACAAGCATCAGAAGAGTGTCTTGTGTTGGCAGATTGGGTGATCTCAAGTTGGAGTAGGGGCTCCATACTTGAAACTGTGGATCCAAAATTGGGAATGAATTATAAAACAGAGGAAATGGAGTTGGTGTTAAAACTTGGTTTGATTTGCTCTCACCCTATTCCAACTGCAAGGCCAAGCATGCGACAAGTCCTACGCTATTTGGAGGGAGAGGTTCCTCTGCCAGAGTTATCATCTCTTTACCAATCTCATGACTTGAGTTTTGCGACTTCAGAAGGTTCAAGTGATGTCTCTGTTTGGTGTCCTTATCCTGAGAACTCACTGACTCGGTCATCATCCATTGCAGAATCTATACTCTCTGAAGGACGATGA
- the LOC122661394 gene encoding L-type lectin-domain containing receptor kinase IV.2-like isoform X2, with protein MFLKMMILFFFLLLGGYVASQQEDLGFTYNGFQGSNMSLDGLAQITNNGLLKLANTSIQQMGHAFYPHPIHFTNSSNGTALSFSTTFVFAMFSELTTVGGPGIMFVIAPSREFPGALPSHYIGLFNMTSNGKSSNHVIGVELDCFQNLEFDDINDNHVGIDINGLKSAKSAPASYFSDQQNKYVNLSLISGDPMQLWVEYDGTEKQLNVTLAPITVSKPKIPLLSLKIDLSQFMVDPMFVGFSSSTSAVEVSHYVSGWSFKMNGQANVLSLSQLPKFPARARSRTNATIFNVGLPVIGASLVFISLFIIQFVVRRKKKFAEVLEDWELDYRPHRFKYKDLYIATKGFKDKELLGIGGFGRVYRGVLPTSNKVVAVKKVSHDSRQGEKEFIAEIVSIGKLRHRNIVSLLGYCRRKGELLLVYDFMPNGSLDKFLFDQSSNISTTLSWSQRFRIIKSVASALLYLHEEWEQVVIHRDVKSSNVLLDEELNGRLGDFGLARLYDHGSDPKSTHVVGTFGYLAPELYRSGKANSSVDTFAFGVFSLEVACGRRPIEPQASEECLVVYCVGGMGDLKFE; from the coding sequence ATGTTCCTCAAGATGATGAtcctgttcttcttccttctccttgggGGATATGTTGCATCACAACAAGAAGACCTTGGTTTCACCTACAATGGCTTTCAAGGATCTAATATGAGCTTGGACGGCTTAGCCCAGATTACAAACAATGGCCTCCTTAAATTAGCAAACACCTCTATCCAACAGATGGGTCATGCCTTCTACCCTCATCCGATTCACTTCACCAATTCCTCCAACGGTACTGCTCTCTCCTTCTCCACAACTTTTGTATTTGCTATGTTCTCTGAGTTAACAACAGTAGGTGGCCCTGGTATCATGTTCGTGATCGCTCCCTCGCGAGAGTTTCCAGGAGCTTTGCCAAGCCATTATATCGGCCTTTTCAACATGACCAGCAACGGAAAATCATCAAACCATGTGATCGGAGTTGAGCTTGATTGCTTTCAAAACTTGGAGTTCGACGATATCAATGACAACCATGTCGGTATTGATATCAACGGCTTGAAATCTGCTAAATCTGCTCCAGCATCTTATTTTAGCGATCAACAGAACAAGTATGTGAACCTGAGCCTCATCAGTGGAGACCCAATGCAACTATGGGTGGAATATGATGGTACAGAGAAGCAACTGAATGTGACTTTAGCTCCGATTACGGTTTCTAAACCAAAGATCCCACTCTTGTCCTTGAAAATTGATCTTTCTCAGTTCATGGTAGATCCCATGTTCGTGGGCTTCTCATCATCTACTTCTGCCGTGGAAGTATCTCATTATGTGTCGGGATGGAGCTTTAAGATGAATGGGCAAGCAAATGTTCTGTCTCTCTCCCAACTTCCTAAGTTTCCTGCAAGAGCACGATCCAGAACGAACGCAACAATTTTTAATGTTGGATTACCTGTGATCGGTGCGTCTTTGGTGTTTATCTCACTCTTTATTATCCAATTTGTAgtgagaaggaagaaaaaatttgCAGAGGTTCTTGAGGACTGGGAACTCGATTACAGACCCCACAGGTTCAAATATAAAGATCTGTACATAGCCACCAAGGGGTTCAAGGACAAGGAACTTCTAGGAATTGGTGGCTTTGGTAGAGTCTATAGAGGTGTATTGCCCACATCCAATAAAGTAGTTGCAGTGAAGAAAGTCTCCCATGATTCTAGACAAGGGGAGAAAGAATTCATTGCCGAGATCGTCAGCATAGGTAAATTGCGGCATCGAAACATTGTATCACTCTTGGGCTATTGCCGGCGTAAGGGAGAGCTCCTTCTAGTGTATGATTTCATGCCCAATGGGTCTCTTGACAAGTTCCTCTTCGACCAATCGTCGAACATATCGACGACACTAAGTTGGAGTCAAAGATTTCGAATCATCAAAAGTGTGGCATCTGCATTACTGTATCTACACGAAGAGTGGGAACAAGTTGTAATTCACAGAGACGTCAAGTCCAGTAATGTTTTGCTAGATGAGGAGCTGAATGGAAGATTAGGAGATTTTGGACTCGCAAGATTATATGATCATGGATCTGATCCTAAAAGCACTCATGTGGTGGGGACTTTTGGTTATCTTGCACCAGAACTTTACAGAAGTGGGAAGGCAAACTCTAGTGTTGATACTTTcgcatttggggttttttctcTCGAAGTTGCTTGTGGTAGGAGGCCTATAGAACCACAAGCATCAGAAGAGTGTCTTGT